The DNA region CCGGCACCTCGCATACGGGTTTGCCGGATTCGCCCAGCGCCAGCGGCCCGTTGATGCCGGCTTTCTTGAGCCGTGCGAAGAGCTTCTCCGCCAGCGAGAGCGACATGGCCGGTATCTCGCGGAAGTTGGCCAGCACCTTGCCGTCGCCTAACTTGACCGCCTGGCCTATGCTGGTCATGCGCCCGGCGATGAATATTTCCGACGGGTCCAGCGATGAGCCGGAATACTGTATCAGGTCGGAAAAACGCCAGGGTTTGCGGTTGTTGAGTTGCAGCATGCCGCCGAAACGGGAGTCCATAGGGATGCCTTCCTTGAGCAGCACGCCGTTGATGACGATGCTGCAAACGGTGGCGAAACCCACCTGTCCCGCCGGTATGGTGATACCCGCCAGCTTATATCCTTCCTCGGCCACAGCCACCAGGTCGCTGACGCATATGCCTGCCTGGAAGCACGGAGCCATGGCTTTGAGCGCCGCCTTGAAGTTTTCCCGGGGGAAGAGGGAAAAGTTGATGGGTAGCTGGCCGGTGAGCTTGCGCGGGTCGAAGGTGGTCTGATAGGCCAGCAGCTCTATCTTGTCGATGACGAAGCCCACCTTGTCGCTCACCAGGGCGTTTCCCATCTCTTCCATGCCGAGCTCGGTCACCTGACGGCCGTCGCGCCGGCTCACCTTGGAGGTAAGGCCGCGTTCATCCAGCAGCCCCAGGTGATAGCGCACGGCGCGCTCGGACAGCTCGATGCCGTACTCGTCCCGGAGCAGGCGCGCGATGACCTTGCTGCCCATGGCTTTGGGCGAATTGGCCAGTATGCGCAGAATGGCCATTTTCTCCCTGGCTACCTGGCGGCTCTCGTCCACCGTCACTCGGCTTTCCATGTCTCTCACAAAAGCGTTCCCTTTATAAAACCGGTTACACCCAGCCGCGCAGTTTCATGGCCTCGGCGATGCGCCCGACGGCCACCACGTAAGCGGCCTTGCGCATGCTGATCTTGCGCTTGAGCGACTCAGCCAGGACATCCTTGAAGGCCTTGGTCATTACCTCGGACAGTTTCTGGCGTACCTCGGTCTCATTCCACCAGAAGTGGTACAGGCCCTGCACCCACTCGAAGTAGGACACAGTAACCCCGCCGGCATTACACAGAATGTCAGGGATGACCATGATGCCCCTTTTGTAGAGGGCTTCATTGGCATCGGCGGAGGTCGGGCCGTTGGCTAGCTCGCCGATAATCTTGGCTTTTATGTTCTTGGCGTTGTCCGCGGTGATGACGCCCTCCAGGGCTGATGGCAGCAGGATATCCACGTCGAGCTCCAGCAGGGCTTCATTGGTGATGTTCTTGGCGCCGGCGAAATTGACCACCGAGCCGGTCTTTTCCTTGTGCGCCAGCACCTTGCGGGGGTCGAGCCCCTTGGCGCTGTAGATGCCGCCCCTGGAGTCGCTCACGGCCACGATGGTGCAGCCGGTATCTTCATTGAGCAGTTGAGCGGCGAAGGAGCCGGCATTGCCGTAGCCCTGGATGGCTACTTTGGCTCCCTTGAGTGTCATTTTGAGATGTTTGGCGGCCTCGATGATGGTGTACATGCCGCCGCGACTAGTGGCGTCGCCACGTCCCAGCGACCCACCCACGGAAATGGGCTTGCCGGTTATCATGCCGGGATTGCCGTATCCCTTTATCTTGGAATACTCGTCCATCATCCAGGCCATTATTTGCGGGGTGGTATAGACATCGGGCGCCGGGATGTCCTGGTCGGGGCCGACCAGCTCCCATATCTGGCGCACGTAGCTGCGGGAGAGTCTTTCCATCTCGCCTGCCGAAAATTCCTTGGGGTTGCAGATGATGCCGCCTTTGCCGCCGCCCAGCGGGATGCCGACCACGGCGCACTTGAGAGACATCCAGGTAGCCAGACAGCGCACCGTGTCCACTGTCTCTTCAGGGTGGAAGCGGATGCCGCCCTTGTATGGGCCGCGGGCATTGTTGTGCTGGATGCGGAAGCCGGTGAAAACCCTGGTTTCACCACTGTCCATTTTGACCGGAATAGAGACGGTGAGTTCCTTCATCGGCTGGCGGATGAAGGCTTTGGTGCCGGCATCTAGCTTGAGCATGGTGCCTATATCGTCCAGCTGTGATTGCACCGAGCAGAAAAGGGCCTGTGATTTGTCTTCCATAGCTCTCCTTAAAAATATTTACTCAGGCACGGCTTCACGCCTTACCTTAAGTTTCCTTGATGGGTCTTGCCGTATATTGCCGTAATAAATGTAGACTCATGCAATTATACTAATAAAATAAAAATTTGCCATATTTTAATTGGCTACTGGCGTCTTGTCAAGCTAAATATACGCCTATTGGCGTATTGTGAGAAAATAAAATTGCCGTAAAACAGTTCAAAATGGGAATTTCAGACTTGATGCAGGCAAACGGTAAGTCGTAGCCGTGTTGGACATCCGATAGGTTGGATAGGGACTTGACGAAAGGTATACTATATACTAGTATATAGTATACCTTTCGGAACAAAGCAGGGGTATTGAAATGCCAAATAGTAGAGAAGTTACCCATTACCGCTATACACAGGGAAAGAATTCTCTTAAGACGAGAATGAGGCTGATTGAAGGACAGGCCAAAGGTATTGAAAAGATGATTGAAGAGGAGCGCTACTGCATTGACATTGTTCAACAATTAAATGCGCTTTCCTCTGCTGCCGATAGGGTGGCGTTGTTAATACTTCAAAGTCATATAGAAGGTTGTGTCTCTGATGCGATTCGGGAACGGCGAGGGGATGATTATATTAAGGAGCTCATGGCTACAATTCGTAAGGCTATGGAACGCTAATCCCGGGGTTGTTTTTTTGGAGAGTGATACAAACCCGGAGATTTTTGATGGCTGAAAATCACAGGGCGGCAAGGCTCAAAAAACCAGTTTGGATATAAGCGAAATGATCTGCGCCAGTTTAGAAGTTGGATGCAAGTGCTGAAGGGAGATTCAGAATGACTGATAATATAAGCTTGAAGAAAATTACTATATCTGTTGGCGGTATGACATGCGCTTCCTGTGTAGCTCATGTTGAGGAAGCTCTCAAAGGAGTGCGCGGCGTAAAGACAGCCGTAGTCAATCTGGCCACGGGTAAGGCATCTGTCGAATATGACCCATCGCAAGCATCCCTTTCGAGCATCAAAAAGGCAGTAGATGATATAGGATATGAAGTTATCTTGAGTATTGCAAGTCTGCGAGTAACTGGCATGACCTGCGCATCGTGCGTTGCTAACGCCCAGAAGGCAGTGGGTGGTCTGTCGGGCGTGTATAAGGTTGTGGTCAACCTGGCTGCGGGCACCGCTCGCGTTGAATACGAGCCAACGATAACACAACTCTCTGAGATAATAAAAGCGATAAAGGCGCTCGGCTACAGCGCGGAGGAACGAACGGAGGGGCAGGATGCCCTGGACAGGGAAAAGGAAGTGCGCCAGCAGGAGATACGCCGCCAGCGCATCAATCTGATAATCGCCTGGTCGGTCGGCTTGCTGGTGATGTTGGGTACTTTCCAGCCCTATTGGTTTTTACCCAGAATAATACCGGCGTGGATGAACAACAAGGTATTCCTATTCTTCCTGACCACGCCTATCGTTTTCGGCCCGGGCAGACAATTCTTTGTCAACAGCTGGAACGGGTTGAAACGTGGCCTGACCGATATGAACCTGCTCTACGCTACCGGTATCGGTGCCGCTTATCTCATCGCCGTTATCAATACTTTCTGGCCTGACGCTGGCTTTGGTGGCAGGGAAGCGACCTTTTACGAAGCCGCAGTTCTGCTCACCGCCTTTATCATCTTGGGCCGCTACCTGGAGGCAATTACGAGGGGGCGCACTTCAGAGGCTATCCGGCGGCTGATGAAACTCCAGCCAAAAAAGGCCAGAGTAATAAGGGATGGACAGGCCGTGGAGATTCCTGCCGAGGAGGTCCAGATAAATGACCTGCTGCAGGTCCGTCCGGGAGAGGCTATCCCTGTGGATGGTAAAGTATTCGAGGGATACTCTTCAGTTGACCAGTCAATGATTACCGGCGAAAGCATGCCCGTTGAGAAAAAGGCGGATGATGAGGTGATCGGGGGCACCATCAATAAGACGGGAGCCTTCAGTTTCAAAGCTACCCGAGTGGGTAAAGACACGGCGCTGGCCCAGATTATCAAGCTGGTGGAGGATGCTCAGACAACCAAAGCCCCAATTCAAAAACTGGCGGACAAGGTTGCCGGGAATTTCATTCTGGGCGTCCACGCCCTGGCACTCATCGTATTTTTGTTCTGGTTTTTCATAGGCTATGGTCTATGGTTTGTCCCGGAGAGTCGGCTGATACTTACCCCTTACGTTCTGGCCGGAATGGGAGTATTCGGCTTCTCTTTGCTCACGTCAGTGACCGTGCTCATCATCTCATGCCCGTGCGCCGTAGGGCTCGCTACGCCCAGCGCAATCATGGCAGGAAGCGGCAAGGGGGCAGAGTACGGCATACTATTCAAAGGGGCCGAAGCTATCGAGAATACCGCCAAAATCAAGTTTGTTATCTTCGATAAGACGGGTACGCTCACCAGAGGCGAGCCTGCGGTGACCGATGTTCTGGCTGCAGGCAATCTGACCGAGGACGAAGTACTCCAGCTGGCGGCGGCGGCCGAGAAAAACTCCGAGCATCCGCTGGGCGAGGCCATTGTTCGAGGTGCCAAAAATCGAGGCTTAAAAGAACAGGTCGCCGAGAGCTTTAATGCTATCCCCGGACATGGAATCGAAGCCGTGTCAAACGGCCATAATATACTGCTGGGCAACAGGAAGTTGATGACAGAGCGGAACATTGACCTTGAAAAGCAGCTGCCCGAGGCAGAGCGTCTCGCGGGTGAAGGCAAAACAGCCATGTTTGTGGCTGTGAACGGGAAGCTGGCAGGTATTGTAGCGGTAGCGGACACTCTCAAAGAAACCTCTGCCATAGCAGTAAAAGAATTGCATCGCATGGGCATCCGGGTGGCTATGATAACAGGAGACAATCGCCGCACTGCTGAGGCTATCGGAAAGCAGGTAGGCATCGACCGCGTGCTGGCGGAGGTGCTTCCGGAAGATAAGGCTAATGAGGTGAAGAAACTTCAGGCGGAGGGGTTGAAGGTGGCTATGGTCGGCGACGGTATTAATGACGCCCCGGCACTTGCTCAAGCTGACGTAGGCATTGCTATTGGCTCAGGCACAGATGTAGCCAAGGAGACAGGGCAGGTCATTTTGGTTAAAGACGATCTTTTGGACGTGGTGGCTGCCCTGCAAATAGGCCGTCAGACTCTGCGTCTGATAAAACAGAATTTATTCTGGGCCTTTGGCTATAACATGCTATCTATTCCCATCGGGGCAGGACTGCTCTACCCTTTCTTTGCTCAAATGGTGAGCCCTGAACTTGCGGCTCTCCTGATGGCTACCAGTTCAATATCTGTAACTATGAATACCTTGCGCATGCGAGGCTACATTCCGCAAATACGGCGTAATGAGCAGGGCAAGACTCCCGTGTCTGGTAGAGTGCCGGAACATGTAGCTAGTCATTAAGGAGGGGAATATCTATGAAAACCAGGATTGGTCTGGTGAGTGCCTTAATCTACATCAGCGTATCTCTGATAACGTCAGGTTTATTTCTCACTGTCACCCTGATAAGGGACTATACATGGGTAGCCCGAATAGGCGGTTCGGTATGGGTCTTTATCCTGTCAATGATTATCCTTATACCATCAGTCACTACGATGGTGAAGAGAAAATACAACGGGTAAAACTGTGGAGATTGAAGAAATAGTTCTATTCGCGCGTTTCGAAGGGAGGACTCGCTCCAAGCAGAGAAAGAAAACCAACTATACCGCACGGAGAAACCGCTTTGACCCGAACAAGCCGAGGGTTTAATATATATAATATTATATAGGAGGTAAATCAACATGGCTGTAGCAATCGATCCCGTTTGTAAAATGAAGGTGGATGAATCCAAACCGGCGGCGACCTCGGAATACAAGGGCAAGAAGTATTATTTCTGCGCCGTAGGCTGTAAAAAGTCCTTCGACAAGAACCCTGAAAAGTACCTTGGGGCTAGCAGCACTGGCGGCTCTAAGGGTTGTTGCTGTTAGAAAGAGGTTGTGGATGGCAAGCCCGGAAGTAATTTATAGTTCGGATACCAAGCGTCCAAACCGGGTTCCGCCCGGACAGCACCCGGTAAAAGACTGGCCGGTGCTGCATTACGGGAATGTGCCTCGCATAGAAACCCATAAATGGACATTCTCAATTTCCGGGCTGGTTGAGAAAGATCTGAAATTGAGCTACGACGAATTCGCGGCGCTGCCAAAATTTAAAGTCTTTTCGGATATACATTGCGTTACCACCTGGTCGCGCCTGGATAATATGTGGGAGGGTCCAGGTTCCAAAACCGTCGCTGACCTTGTTAAGATCAAACCCGGAGCCAGGTTTGTCATCGTGCATGGCGCAGGCGGCTTTACCACGAACCTGCCACTTTCAGATTTTTTGGCTGAAGATGTGCTTTTCGCTTTCACGCATGACGACAAACCGCTGACCGACGAGCACGGCGGCCCGGTAAGACTGATAGTCCCCAGGCTGTATTTCTGGAAGAGCGCCAAGTGGGCGACTGGTATCGAATTCAGCGCGGAAGACCATCCCGGATTCTGGGAGCGTGCCGGTTATCATAACCACGGGGACCCCTGGACGGAAGAGCGCCGGCAGTGATAGGCGTTTGATAATGTGATTTTGAAAAGGGAGGTGAAAACCTCCCTTTTCCATTTATCCTCGATCGAGCTTGCCTACTATGAATTCAATGTCTCAAGCCATTTGTACTCATAAATGTGATGATATTGTAACTTTTCTCGAGGCCATTTTATGATTATTTTACGCTTTAAAGCTAACATTGGTCATTGAAGCTGAGATTAATGAAAAAAGGAGACTCAAAAATGACATACGCGGCTAAAGATTATTCCAGGTTAACAGGGATGGCGGGTTTCAGCGACACGTTACTTGCAAATCACTTCACTCTGTACCAGGGTTATGTGATCAATACCAACAAAGTGATGGATGCGCTGGCTGGCATGCTCAAAGACGACCAGGTTGCCACTCCGCAGTACGCCGAACTCAAGCGGCGGCTGGGCTGGGAGTTCAACGGCATGCGCCTGCACGAGCTTTATTTTGAGAATCTGGGCGGTAACTCGATGTTGGACAAATCTGGCAAGCTGGCCACGAAACTCACTGGCGAGTTTGGCAGTCTGGAGGCATGGGAGAAGGATTTCAGGGCTATCGGCTCCATGCGCGGCATTGGCTGGGCCATCTTATACCATGACAATCTGTCCGGCAGGTTTTTCAACCAGTGGATTAACGAACATGATGGAGGGCATCCGGCAGGCTGCGTTCCTATTCTGGTGATGGATGTCTTCGAACATGCATTTATGCTCGATTACGGCCTCAAGCGCGCAGCATATATAGACGCTTTTTTCAAGAATATCGATTGGATATCAGTCGAGGGGCGTATTAAATAATATTATACGCCCGTGAATGTGCCTGAAACTATTGACTTTAGCTTTATGGATGGCTATGCTCATTGGTAAGTATTATCAAGGAGGAACACCATGCAGGGTTATTGCGTTAAATGCCGCACCAAGAGGGAGATGAAAGGTGCTAAAGCCATCACCATGAAGAACGGGCGCCCGGCCACCCAGGGCGTGTGCCCGGTATGCGGCACCAAGATGTTTAAGATCGGTAAATAGCCGCAACTTTCGCCGCAAAATATCATCCTCTCCGACGGTCGGTTGGACTCTCGGGAGTACCCCCAAGAATCCATTATTGTTTCCATACTAATGGACGGGATAAAGCTGTTGTTTTATGAGTGTCACCAGAGCGGATGATGCTATAGAAGTCATGCAAAGATTAGAGAGGGTTTATCCGCACGCGCGGATAGCCCTCAACTTTTCCAATCCGCTGGAGCTCTTGGTAGCCACTATTCTTTCCGCTCAAAGCACGGACGTTGGCGTGAACAAGGTCACTCCCGCTCTCTTTGCCCGATATAAGTCAGCCTCCGATTATGCCAATGCGGATGTTTTGGAACTGGAGGGCCTGATAAAATCGACCGGTTTCTATCACAACAAGGCTAAGAGCATCATGGGCGCCGCAACGGTATTAGTCAGGGACTTCGGCGGCAATGTCCCGAAGACGATGGCTGAGATTATCACATTGCCGGGCGTGGCGCGCAAGACGGGCAATGTGGTGCTTTTCAACGCCCATGGTGTGACCGAAGGGATAGCCGTTGATACGCACGTCATCCGGCTTTCCAACAGGCTGGGATTGAGCCATGAAGAAGACCCTGTTAAGATAGAGCAGGACCTGATGAAACAGGTGCCCAAGGAAAAGTGGGGGTCATTCGCTTATCTGTTGATTGACCACGGCAGGGCAGTTTGCATCGCCCGTAATCTGAAGTGCGATATCTGCGTTTTGAACGATATTTGCCCGTCGGCGTTTAGGGTCTGACGCGTTTATTTGGATAAATCAGGAATCCCGAACAGTCGCGCTGCATTGGCTGAAGTAAGAGCGGAGACCTCTTCTAGTCTCATCTCTTTAATATTGGCTAATTCTTTTGCAATTTCCACCACATAAGCCGGTTCGTTGCGTTGTCCGCGATGGCTCTGTGGAGGCAGAAACGGGCAATCCGTCTCAGTGAGCAACCTGTCCGTCGGCAGTTGTTTAACTACCTCGCGGAAAGCCCTGGATGACGGATAGCCGATATAAGCTCCAAGAGAAATGTAAAACCCGAGATTAAGGTAATTTTCTGCCAGCTTGAGAGTTCCGTTAAAACAGTGGATAACACCTGCGGATTTGGTTGAGGAGCTGTGTCTTGCTCTCCAATCGGTTAGAACTTCTAGTATTTCCTTCTCAGCTTGACGGCAATGGATGATTGCAGGTAGCTGCATTTCATCGGCCAGAGCCAGTTGCCATTTTAATGCCTTGATTTGTTGCTCGTGCGGGGCGTAATCGCGGTAAAAATCCAGTCCGATTTCGCCGATGGCTACAACCTCTGGCTTGCGTGCGAGGTCGGCGAGAGCGCCGATTTCATTTTCAGATATGTTTTTAACCTCTTGCGGATGTATGCCAACAGCGGCCAGAACTGTAGGGTATCGCTGTGCCATCTCTATGGCTTTTTGGCTTGAGGCGAGGTCGATGCCCACATTGATAATAGAGGTCACTCCCGCCTGTGTCGCTCGCTGTATGACTACGTCGCGGTCGGCATCGAAGCGGGACATATCCAGGTGCGCATGGCTGTCTATCAGCCGTATGGCCTTCTGTGGCGATAATTCAGGCATGTTCTAGGGTAACAAGAGGTGTGAGCCAAATTCAGTCGCTCTGGTTATCAAGGCCGGAACAATTCCCAGTATGACTATACCGATGCAGGCGATAATGAGCGCCAGCTTGGGAGCGGAGGACGATGAGATACTCTCATCCCCGGCGGGAGCATCCATCCACATGGTTTTCACAATGCGCAGGTAGTAATAGGCAGAAATGACGCTGTTGATGACGGCTATTATCACCAGCCAGCCGAGGCCGCTGCGCGCTGCCTGGCTGAAAACATAAAACTTGGCGATAAATCCGGCCATAGGCGGCAGTCCCATCAGCGAAAGGAGCCCTATGGTGAGGGTAACCGCCAGAAGCGGCGAGCGTTTGGCCAGCCCGGCATAACCCTCGATGAGGTCGTTGTTTATCTTGTGTGAAACGATAATAACCACTGCAAAAACCGCTATTTCGGCCAGAGCGAAAGCCAGAATGTAAAACAGCAGGCTGCTTTGAATCGTGTTGCTGGCCGCTGCCGTCATTCCCAGGCTGGCCAGCGCGATGAGCATGTAGCCGCTTTGCGCAATGGAGGAATATGCCAGCAGGCGTTTGATATTTGTCTGAGGTATGGCCACCAGGTTGCCTAAAGTCATGGTGAGCGCACTGATTACAGCCAGAGCAATGCCCCAGTTCTGGCTGAGCGCCATCGGCTGGATAAAGCCGGTCAGTAGGAAGCGCAGCAAAATTGCGAAACCGGCAATCTTGCTGGCCGTCGAAAGATAAAGGGTAATCGGAGTGGGTGCCCCTTCGTAGACATCGGGCGCCCACATATGGAATGGCACGGCGGCGATTTTAAAGCTGAATCCGGCACCCACCAGCGCCAGCCCGAAAATCAGACCGGCGCTACCGGCTGCGCCTTGTGACGGGATATTAGAGACGGCCTGGGCTATCTCGGCGAGGCGCGTCGAGCCGCTGAAACCGAAGACCATCGCCAGCCCGTATAAAAGAACGGCTGAATTGACGGCTCCGAGCAGGAGATATTTCAGGGATGATTCGCTGGCTTTGCCATCCTTAAGGAAGCCAACCAGAGCGTAAAAGGATATGGCGGTCAGTTCAA from Dehalococcoidia bacterium includes:
- a CDS encoding DUF128 domain-containing protein, whose protein sequence is MESRVTVDESRQVAREKMAILRILANSPKAMGSKVIARLLRDEYGIELSERAVRYHLGLLDERGLTSKVSRRDGRQVTELGMEEMGNALVSDKVGFVIDKIELLAYQTTFDPRKLTGQLPINFSLFPRENFKAALKAMAPCFQAGICVSDLVAVAEEGYKLAGITIPAGQVGFATVCSIVINGVLLKEGIPMDSRFGGMLQLNNRKPWRFSDLIQYSGSSLDPSEIFIAGRMTSIGQAVKLGDGKVLANFREIPAMSLSLAEKLFARLKKAGINGPLALGESGKPVCEVPVGLNKVGVVLAGGLNPVAAAVEAGCPVSNKAMSRVIEFADLKSFWEI
- a CDS encoding Glu/Leu/Phe/Val dehydrogenase, which translates into the protein MEDKSQALFCSVQSQLDDIGTMLKLDAGTKAFIRQPMKELTVSIPVKMDSGETRVFTGFRIQHNNARGPYKGGIRFHPEETVDTVRCLATWMSLKCAVVGIPLGGGKGGIICNPKEFSAGEMERLSRSYVRQIWELVGPDQDIPAPDVYTTPQIMAWMMDEYSKIKGYGNPGMITGKPISVGGSLGRGDATSRGGMYTIIEAAKHLKMTLKGAKVAIQGYGNAGSFAAQLLNEDTGCTIVAVSDSRGGIYSAKGLDPRKVLAHKEKTGSVVNFAGAKNITNEALLELDVDILLPSALEGVITADNAKNIKAKIIGELANGPTSADANEALYKRGIMVIPDILCNAGGVTVSYFEWVQGLYHFWWNETEVRQKLSEVMTKAFKDVLAESLKRKISMRKAAYVVAVGRIAEAMKLRGWV
- a CDS encoding transcriptional regulator, encoding MPNSREVTHYRYTQGKNSLKTRMRLIEGQAKGIEKMIEEERYCIDIVQQLNALSSAADRVALLILQSHIEGCVSDAIRERRGDDYIKELMATIRKAMER
- a CDS encoding copper-translocating P-type ATPase, which produces MTDNISLKKITISVGGMTCASCVAHVEEALKGVRGVKTAVVNLATGKASVEYDPSQASLSSIKKAVDDIGYEVILSIASLRVTGMTCASCVANAQKAVGGLSGVYKVVVNLAAGTARVEYEPTITQLSEIIKAIKALGYSAEERTEGQDALDREKEVRQQEIRRQRINLIIAWSVGLLVMLGTFQPYWFLPRIIPAWMNNKVFLFFLTTPIVFGPGRQFFVNSWNGLKRGLTDMNLLYATGIGAAYLIAVINTFWPDAGFGGREATFYEAAVLLTAFIILGRYLEAITRGRTSEAIRRLMKLQPKKARVIRDGQAVEIPAEEVQINDLLQVRPGEAIPVDGKVFEGYSSVDQSMITGESMPVEKKADDEVIGGTINKTGAFSFKATRVGKDTALAQIIKLVEDAQTTKAPIQKLADKVAGNFILGVHALALIVFLFWFFIGYGLWFVPESRLILTPYVLAGMGVFGFSLLTSVTVLIISCPCAVGLATPSAIMAGSGKGAEYGILFKGAEAIENTAKIKFVIFDKTGTLTRGEPAVTDVLAAGNLTEDEVLQLAAAAEKNSEHPLGEAIVRGAKNRGLKEQVAESFNAIPGHGIEAVSNGHNILLGNRKLMTERNIDLEKQLPEAERLAGEGKTAMFVAVNGKLAGIVAVADTLKETSAIAVKELHRMGIRVAMITGDNRRTAEAIGKQVGIDRVLAEVLPEDKANEVKKLQAEGLKVAMVGDGINDAPALAQADVGIAIGSGTDVAKETGQVILVKDDLLDVVAALQIGRQTLRLIKQNLFWAFGYNMLSIPIGAGLLYPFFAQMVSPELAALLMATSSISVTMNTLRMRGYIPQIRRNEQGKTPVSGRVPEHVASH
- a CDS encoding YHS domain-containing protein is translated as MAVAIDPVCKMKVDESKPAATSEYKGKKYYFCAVGCKKSFDKNPEKYLGASSTGGSKGCCC
- a CDS encoding sulfite oxidase-like oxidoreductase encodes the protein MASPEVIYSSDTKRPNRVPPGQHPVKDWPVLHYGNVPRIETHKWTFSISGLVEKDLKLSYDEFAALPKFKVFSDIHCVTTWSRLDNMWEGPGSKTVADLVKIKPGARFVIVHGAGGFTTNLPLSDFLAEDVLFAFTHDDKPLTDEHGGPVRLIVPRLYFWKSAKWATGIEFSAEDHPGFWERAGYHNHGDPWTEERRQ
- a CDS encoding superoxide dismutase, yielding MTYAAKDYSRLTGMAGFSDTLLANHFTLYQGYVINTNKVMDALAGMLKDDQVATPQYAELKRRLGWEFNGMRLHELYFENLGGNSMLDKSGKLATKLTGEFGSLEAWEKDFRAIGSMRGIGWAILYHDNLSGRFFNQWINEHDGGHPAGCVPILVMDVFEHAFMLDYGLKRAAYIDAFFKNIDWISVEGRIK
- the nth gene encoding endonuclease III produces the protein MSVTRADDAIEVMQRLERVYPHARIALNFSNPLELLVATILSAQSTDVGVNKVTPALFARYKSASDYANADVLELEGLIKSTGFYHNKAKSIMGAATVLVRDFGGNVPKTMAEIITLPGVARKTGNVVLFNAHGVTEGIAVDTHVIRLSNRLGLSHEEDPVKIEQDLMKQVPKEKWGSFAYLLIDHGRAVCIARNLKCDICVLNDICPSAFRV
- a CDS encoding TatD family deoxyribonuclease; translated protein: MPELSPQKAIRLIDSHAHLDMSRFDADRDVVIQRATQAGVTSIINVGIDLASSQKAIEMAQRYPTVLAAVGIHPQEVKNISENEIGALADLARKPEVVAIGEIGLDFYRDYAPHEQQIKALKWQLALADEMQLPAIIHCRQAEKEILEVLTDWRARHSSSTKSAGVIHCFNGTLKLAENYLNLGFYISLGAYIGYPSSRAFREVVKQLPTDRLLTETDCPFLPPQSHRGQRNEPAYVVEIAKELANIKEMRLEEVSALTSANAARLFGIPDLSK
- a CDS encoding NADH-quinone oxidoreductase subunit N; translated protein: MTGRLEELSLNLDLLGPEICLAITAVAAIVADLLFKRKGAVTIASLAGIGIATVLTVSLLNKNPQTIGNGLFALDNYAIFFTLLFLGLAFMVILASTDYVSRMSDFHGEFHALILTATLGAMLTAAATDIISILLSVELTAISFYALVGFLKDGKASESSLKYLLLGAVNSAVLLYGLAMVFGFSGSTRLAEIAQAVSNIPSQGAAGSAGLIFGLALVGAGFSFKIAAVPFHMWAPDVYEGAPTPITLYLSTASKIAGFAILLRFLLTGFIQPMALSQNWGIALAVISALTMTLGNLVAIPQTNIKRLLAYSSIAQSGYMLIALASLGMTAAASNTIQSSLLFYILAFALAEIAVFAVVIIVSHKINNDLIEGYAGLAKRSPLLAVTLTIGLLSLMGLPPMAGFIAKFYVFSQAARSGLGWLVIIAVINSVISAYYYLRIVKTMWMDAPAGDESISSSSAPKLALIIACIGIVILGIVPALITRATEFGSHLLLP